GCCTTGATTCAATTAACGCCACCGCTAGCGCTATCGTTAAATACGTAAGCCAGCGAGCAGGTATCGGTGTGAATGCTGGCCGTATTCGCGCACTAGGTAGCCCTATTCGTGGTGGAGAAGCTTTCCACACAGGTTGTATTCCTTTCTATAAGTACTTCCAAACAGCCGTTAAAAGCTGTTCGCAAGGCGGTGTTCGTGGTGGCGCAGCTACTTTGTTCTACCCACTATGGCATATGGAAGTTGAATCGTTATTAGTGCTTAAGAACAACCGTGGTGTAGAAGAAAACCGCGTTCGTCACTTAGACTACGGCGTACAGTTCAACAAACTCATGTATCAACGCATGATGAAAGATGACTATATTTCATTATTTAGCCCATCTGACGTACCTGGCCTTTACGATGCGTTCTTTGCCGATCAAGAAAAATTTGAGCGTTTGTATGTGCAATACGAAAACGATGACAACATTCGTAAAAAGCGCATTAAAGCCATGGAGCTGTTCAGCTTGTTCATGCAAGAGCGTGCAAGCACAGGTCGTATTTACCTTCAAAACGTTGACCACTGTAACACGCACAGCCCGTTCAACCCTGAAGTGGCACCTGTACGTCAAAGTAACCTTTGTCTTGAAATTGCATTGCCTACTAAGCCTTTGCAGCACGTTAACGACGAAGAAGGTGAAATTGCCCTTTGTACGCTATCTGCCTTCAACTTAGGGGCAATTAAGTCACTAGACGAATTTGAAGAATTATCAGACCTAGCAGTACGTGCACTTGATAACCTACTCGATTACCAAGACTACCCCGTACCAGCGGCATATAATGCCACTATGGGTCGCAGAACCTTAGGTGTAGGTGTTATTAACTTCGCTTACTACTTAGCTAAAAACGGTGTGAAGTATTCAGACCATAGCGCTAACGGCCTAGTTCACCGCACGTTTGAAGCTATGCAGTATTACCTACTGAAAGCATCGAACAACCTAGCGAAAGAAAAAGGCGCGTGTCCTAAGTTTAACGAGACTACTTATTCGCAAGGCATTATGCCTATCGATAGCTACAAGAAAGATCTTGATGGCGTATGTAACGAGCCGCTTCATTACGATTGGGATGCCCTTCGTGAAGAAATCAAGACTCACGGTTTACGTAACTCTACCTTGTCTGCGTTAATGCCTTCTGAGACATCTTCTCAAATTTCAAACGCAACAAACGGTGTTGAGCCGCCACGTGGCTTTATTAGTATTAAATCAAGTAAAGACGGCGTACTTAAGCAAGTCGTACCAGAGTACGAACGCTTAAGAGATCAGTACGAATTGTTGTGGGATATTCCTTCTAACGATGGTTACTTGCAGCTAGTAGGTATTATGCAGAAGTTTATCGACCAAACTATCTCTGCTAACACCAACTACGATCCTAGCCGTTATGACGGTAACAAGGTTCCGATGAAGCTGTTACTGAAAGACCTATTAACAACGTACAAACTGGGCGTAAAAACCCTGTACTACCACAACACACGCGATGGTGCGACAGACGCTTCAGCATTAGATGTTAAGGCCAATGAGCCGTTACCTCGTCAAGAAGAAGTGGTTATAGAAGAAGACGATGATTGTGCAGGCGGTGCGTGCAAAATATAGCACGCGCCCGCTTTTGCGAAATCGGTATCGCAGCAAGAACATAAATAATAAAACGCGTTTATCATTAAGTTTTTAGTTAGGCACTCATGAAATATACTACGTTTAATCAGCAAAGTACCAACCCATTGGTTGAACCTATGTTCTTCGGTAACCCGGTGAATGTAGCCCGTTACGACCAACAAAAGCATGCCATTTTCGAAAAGCTTATTGAAAAGCAAATTAGCTTTTTCTGGCGCCCTGAGGAAGTAGATGTATCTCGCGATCGTGTTGATTTTCAAAAATTAACCGACCCTGAAAAGCACATCTTTATTTCAAACTTGAAATACCA
The nucleotide sequence above comes from Alteromonas naphthalenivorans. Encoded proteins:
- the nrdA gene encoding class 1a ribonucleoside-diphosphate reductase subunit alpha; this translates as MNNSLSVTKRNGEQESIDLEKIHKVVTWAAKGLENVSVSQVEIKAQIQFFDGINTSEIHETLIKSAADLISTDAPDYQYLAARLAIFHLRKKAYGQFEPPALFEHVTNMVEMGKYDKHLIEDYTAEEFAEMDTYIDHWRDMNFSYAAVKQLEGKYLVQNRVTGEIYESAQFLYILVAACLFANYPKDTRMSYIRRFYDAASTFKLSLPTPIMSGVRTPTRQFSSCVLIETGDSLDSINATASAIVKYVSQRAGIGVNAGRIRALGSPIRGGEAFHTGCIPFYKYFQTAVKSCSQGGVRGGAATLFYPLWHMEVESLLVLKNNRGVEENRVRHLDYGVQFNKLMYQRMMKDDYISLFSPSDVPGLYDAFFADQEKFERLYVQYENDDNIRKKRIKAMELFSLFMQERASTGRIYLQNVDHCNTHSPFNPEVAPVRQSNLCLEIALPTKPLQHVNDEEGEIALCTLSAFNLGAIKSLDEFEELSDLAVRALDNLLDYQDYPVPAAYNATMGRRTLGVGVINFAYYLAKNGVKYSDHSANGLVHRTFEAMQYYLLKASNNLAKEKGACPKFNETTYSQGIMPIDSYKKDLDGVCNEPLHYDWDALREEIKTHGLRNSTLSALMPSETSSQISNATNGVEPPRGFISIKSSKDGVLKQVVPEYERLRDQYELLWDIPSNDGYLQLVGIMQKFIDQTISANTNYDPSRYDGNKVPMKLLLKDLLTTYKLGVKTLYYHNTRDGATDASALDVKANEPLPRQEEVVIEEDDDCAGGACKI